A genomic window from Triticum urartu cultivar G1812 chromosome 7, Tu2.1, whole genome shotgun sequence includes:
- the LOC125524116 gene encoding transcription factor NAI1-like yields MLHELGQWQRRTDRSMLMDDMDDSRLFMQWAVSTLEQQDPGGADGGSEKSAGFPCLQALRDSSELTEAQNSLSSGDDTSGGGGIITPAPDSAVHQGSWSMSSPTSGGPFAPPGISSTGTGTSNALSMSWNFGAVLPPQPVSSGGGGTLAAGAPLRSCVSQPTRRASTKSTPYAQDHIMAERKRRENINQSFIELSALIPGLKKMDKGTILADATIFVKELQERVKYLEAAGGNHRSVETVVLVRKLCRPVAPDVGESSARFLLAAGTPAIGNQLPEIEAKLSGDNVMVRIHCETNGKGLVSRVLAEVEELHLRIIHNDVMPFTASTVIITTMAEASYDE; encoded by the exons ATGTTGCACGAGCTAGGTCAGTGGCAACGACGTACGGATCGGTCGATGCTCATGGACGACATGGACGACTCTCGCCTGTTCATGCAGTGGGCGGTGAGCACACTGGAGCAGCAGGATCCAGGAGGAGCCGACGGCGGCAGCGAGAAGAGCGCCGGCTTCCCGTGTCTCCAGGCGCTCCGCGATTCCTCGGAGCTGACCGAAGCACAGAACAGTCTGAGCTCCGGCGATGACACCAGCGGCGGTGGAGGAATCATCACTCCAGCCCCCGATTCGGCTGTGCACCAAGGCAGTTGGTCCATGTCGTCCCCGACCTCGGGCGGGCCGTTCGCGCCCCCTGGCATTAGCAGCACCGGCACCGGCACCAGCAACGCCCTGTCCATGAGCTGGAACTTCGGCGCTGTCTTGCCGCCGCAGCCGGTCAGCAGCGGTGGCGGGGGCACGCTGGCCGCCGGGGCGCCGCTTCGTTCCTGCGTGTCACAGCCGACAAGGAGGGCATCCACAAAGAGCACGCCGTACGCGCAAGACCACATCATGGCGGAGCGGAAGCGCCGGGAGAATATCAACCAGAGCTTCATCGAGCTCTCCGCTCTCATTCCCGGCCTCAAGAAG ATGGACAAGGGGACGATTCTTGCCGACGCCACCATATTCGTGAAGGAGCTCCAAGAGAGGGTAAAGTACCTGGAGGCTGCCGGCGGCAACCACAGGAGCGTTGAGACCGTGGTGCTCGTCAGGAAGCTGTGCCGCCCTGTCGCGCCAGACGTCGGCGAGAGCTCCGCACGGTTCCTCTTGGCGGCCGGGACGCCAGCAATTGGAAACCAGCTGCCGGAGATCGAGGCAAAGCTCTCGGGGGACAACGTCATGGTGAGGATCCACTGTGAAACAAATGGAAAAGGTCTGGTCTCCAGGGTTCTTGCGGAGGTCGAGGAGCTCCACCTCCGCATCATCCACAACGATGTGATGCCGTTCACGGCGTCCACCGTGATCATAACCACCATGGCAGAGGCAAGTTATGATGAGTAA